GCCACCACGACGGACAGCGGCGGCACATAACCTATACTTGCTCCGGCCCGGCTTCGGAATTCAGGTTGGGGCGTTCTCGCACCGTTCAACGCAGGGGAATCCCGATGCGCATATCGAACCACATCTCGAACCATCTTCCGACCAGCGCCCCGTGGAGAGCGATCCGCGGGTCGGTCCGGATGGCGGCGGTCGCGGTCATCCTCGGCGCCTCCAGCCTCGCGGGCCAGGAGGAGGGCGGCGAGGACGGAGAGGCCGAAGAGGCGGCGGCCGCGGCCAACACGACCCAGGGCGTGTTCAGCGAGGAACAGGCCACGCGCGGCGAAGACGTCTTCTGGAACATCTGCGCGGAATGTCACTTCGAGGAGGACTTCGGAGGGCCGTTCATCCAGTCGTGGGTCGGGGCGTCCGTAAAGGACCTCGTGGACGAGATCGTGGCCACGATGCCGGAGGACAATCCGGGCGGGCTGCCAGCCGAGCAGTACGTCGATGTCGTTGCCTACATGTTCAA
This region of Candidatus Palauibacter polyketidifaciens genomic DNA includes:
- a CDS encoding cytochrome c gives rise to the protein MRISNHISNHLPTSAPWRAIRGSVRMAAVAVILGASSLAGQEEGGEDGEAEEAAAAANTTQGVFSEEQATRGEDVFWNICAECHFEEDFGGPFIQSWVGASVKDLVDEIVATMPEDNPGGLPAEQYVDVVAYMFKINGMPTGEDELTADNVDAVEIEVDLDP